In the Actinomycetota bacterium genome, CCGATGAACGCCGGCGACACCGTCGAGGTGCGGATCTCGGGCGTCGGGAGCCTGGTCAACCCGGTGGTGTGAGGCGCGGCGGCGCCCCGGGGTCAGTCGCGCGGCCGGCGCCGGTACTCGATGAACTCGGCGGGCGAGAGCACGCGCACGCCCTGGCGCAGGTCCACGGGGAAGTGCGCGAGGTTGCCGGTGATGAGGCACTCGGCGCCCGAGGCGAGCGCGATCTCGAGGAACGGCTCGTCGGCGGCGTGCGGCAACCTCGCCGGGAGCGGTGCCGACGGGGCTGGGATGCCGCCGCGCAGAGCCGCGTCGATGATCGCCTCCGCCGCATCGGCGTGTATGCCGAGGCGCGTGCGGCGTAGCACCTCGGCGTATTCGGAAAGGATGCGGCCGTCGTACGCGAGAACGAAGTCGCGGCACACGATGCCCGCGACGATCAGGCCGGGCACGCCGTTCGGGTCGATCAGCCCCGAGACGATCACGTTCGTGTCGACGACGACGATCAACTCGACCGCTCCCGCCTGACCTCGGCGATCAACGCGTCGATCTCCTCCATCGTCATCTTGTCGGTGCCGCGGGCGACCGAGTCGAGCTGCGTCCTGACGATCGCGAGCATCGCGCGTCCGCGACGCCAGCTGTCCAGGGTGCGCTCCAGGTCGGCTTCGTCCACGGGGATCATGAGCGCGACCGGCTTGCCATGGCTCGTCACCACCACCTCGCCTTCGTCCGGCAGCTCGCGCAGGATCTCCGCCGACTTGGCCCGCAGGTCGCGCACGCTGACGAATCGCATGAGTGCGCCTCCATTCGTGTCGCAAGTGTGTACACGATTGTTGCGCGGTCCGTGATGTGCGGTCAATGGCGGCATGTGGCGAGTCTGGCACGCGCGTCGAAACGGGATCCAAACGGGGTCCTACCGGTCTGTGCCTCGCAGCGCGGCCGTGCAGCGGGCGCCCGGGGCGGCGTGCTCGCGGACGGTATACTTGCCGCGACCCGAGCCGCCCCTTCCGAGCCGAACGGAGCCGCCGTCCCGTGAGCCAAGCGCCGTCGAGCCCCGCGCGCGACGTCGGCCCGCGCGGCGGGGCCGGAGGCATCGCGCGTGCGTTGTGCGAGGCGGGCGTGGTCTTGGGCGCGCTCGGCGTGATGCTCGCGTACTCCCGCGCGTCGACCGAGTCGCTGCCCGCGCTGAAGTACCTCGTGCTCACGCTCGCCGGCGCCGTCTCGTTCGCG is a window encoding:
- a CDS encoding type II toxin-antitoxin system prevent-host-death family antitoxin translates to MRFVSVRDLRAKSAEILRELPDEGEVVVTSHGKPVALMIPVDEADLERTLDSWRRGRAMLAIVRTQLDSVARGTDKMTMEEIDALIAEVRRERSS
- a CDS encoding PIN domain-containing protein is translated as MIVVVDTNVIVSGLIDPNGVPGLIVAGIVCRDFVLAYDGRILSEYAEVLRRTRLGIHADAAEAIIDAALRGGIPAPSAPLPARLPHAADEPFLEIALASGAECLITGNLAHFPVDLRQGVRVLSPAEFIEYRRRPRD